A region from the Cystobacter ferrugineus genome encodes:
- a CDS encoding glycosyltransferase family 2 protein, with translation MDEVLLVLDLHRSEGHRFAAAWEERRPGMEALLSEWCARYPQAKVREVDYSPATASAMAERFFGGRPIPLKDSRGGPYYSYFYGLHAATHDHILHLDADILLGGGSPTWVFEAVRLLASRPELLYCAPHPAPPMADGRLRIHLRGGIEPDPSVPAGFLMRRFSTRVFLMDRHRLLERLAPLKRKLAPPIHLLRALRAGNPPYREPENILTRAMAREGLRRLDFLGQSPGLWSLHPKWRSKEFYDALPEVIRRVESGDMPEAQRGDDDLNDSLVDWTSARAARRQRKS, from the coding sequence CGGCGGCGTGGGAGGAGCGCCGTCCGGGAATGGAGGCCCTGCTCTCGGAGTGGTGCGCGCGGTACCCCCAGGCGAAGGTGCGCGAGGTGGATTACTCGCCCGCCACCGCCTCCGCCATGGCCGAGCGCTTCTTCGGCGGAAGGCCCATCCCCCTGAAGGACTCGCGCGGCGGGCCTTACTACTCGTACTTCTACGGGCTGCACGCGGCGACGCACGACCACATCCTCCATCTCGACGCGGACATCCTCCTCGGAGGCGGCTCGCCCACGTGGGTGTTCGAGGCCGTACGGCTGCTGGCCTCGCGGCCGGAGCTCCTCTACTGCGCGCCCCACCCTGCCCCCCCCATGGCCGACGGGCGCCTGCGCATCCACCTGCGCGGTGGCATCGAGCCGGATCCCTCCGTGCCCGCCGGATTCCTCATGCGGCGCTTCAGCACCCGCGTCTTCCTGATGGACCGGCACAGGCTCCTCGAACGGCTCGCGCCCCTGAAGCGCAAGCTGGCGCCCCCCATCCACCTGCTGCGGGCGCTGCGCGCGGGCAATCCCCCGTACCGCGAGCCGGAGAACATCCTCACCCGGGCCATGGCGCGCGAGGGCCTGCGGCGGCTCGACTTCCTGGGCCAGTCGCCGGGGCTGTGGAGCCTGCACCCGAAGTGGCGCTCCAAGGAGTTCTACGACGCGCTCCCCGAGGTCATCCGCCGGGTGGAGTCGGGCGACATGCCCGAGGCCCAACGTGGCGATGACGACCTCAACGACAGCCTCGTGGATTGGACGAGTGCCCGGGCCGCACGGCGCCAGCGCAAGTCCTGA
- a CDS encoding amidohydrolase family protein: MPSWAQAPASPEPTRIALRAARLFDGKSDRVLADAVMLIEGSSIQAVGTGLSIPSGARVIDLGDVTLLPGLIDAHSHLLLEVDTESGGDSLISTVAQRSTAERALLGAKLGREMLEAGVTTVRDLGNSGLNGDVALRDAIQRGWVQGPRISACTRALAPHGGQFPTLQPPAQALIEQEYVTISGVEEARRAVRQAISDGADCIKVIVDNGHNLLSLEELKVIAEEAHRKKRPVAAHTTTDESIRIAVQAGVDSIEHGYSLPDDVLAPMVRKRIFLVPTDGPLDVCDSFDAKTSNAERQRKMKERCIKTITKAHDRLRRAVAAGVRIAAGSDMYEAMPGLTRGQASVKSFSAYAEAGLKPVDVLRAATVNAAELLRMHDQIGSLEPNKLADLLAVEGDPLKDIGALKQVRFVMKDGQVVLDARSQKERVDESTR; this comes from the coding sequence ATGCCGTCATGGGCCCAGGCTCCCGCCTCCCCGGAGCCCACGCGCATCGCCCTGCGCGCCGCGCGGCTCTTCGATGGGAAGAGTGACAGGGTTCTGGCGGATGCGGTCATGCTCATCGAAGGCTCGAGCATCCAGGCCGTGGGCACCGGCCTCTCCATCCCCTCGGGAGCACGGGTCATCGACCTGGGCGACGTCACCCTGCTGCCTGGGCTGATCGACGCGCACTCGCACCTGCTGCTGGAGGTCGACACGGAGAGCGGCGGCGACAGCCTGATCTCCACCGTCGCCCAGAGGAGTACCGCCGAGCGCGCGCTCCTGGGAGCGAAGCTGGGCCGCGAAATGCTCGAGGCTGGTGTCACCACGGTTCGCGACCTCGGCAACTCCGGGCTCAACGGGGACGTGGCGCTGCGCGACGCCATCCAGCGTGGCTGGGTGCAGGGCCCGCGCATCTCCGCCTGCACCCGCGCGCTCGCACCACATGGCGGGCAGTTCCCCACGCTCCAACCGCCAGCTCAGGCCCTCATCGAGCAGGAGTACGTCACCATCTCCGGCGTGGAGGAGGCCCGGCGCGCCGTACGGCAGGCCATCTCCGACGGCGCGGACTGCATCAAGGTCATCGTCGACAACGGGCACAACCTCCTCTCGCTGGAGGAGCTGAAGGTCATCGCCGAGGAGGCCCACCGCAAGAAGCGCCCGGTGGCGGCGCACACCACCACCGACGAGAGCATTCGCATCGCGGTCCAGGCGGGCGTGGACTCCATCGAGCACGGGTACTCCCTGCCAGATGACGTGCTGGCGCCCATGGTCCGCAAGCGCATCTTCCTGGTGCCTACCGACGGCCCGCTGGACGTGTGTGACTCCTTCGATGCCAAAACGAGCAACGCGGAGCGCCAGCGCAAGATGAAGGAGCGCTGCATCAAGACCATCACCAAGGCCCATGACCGGCTCCGCCGCGCGGTGGCAGCGGGCGTGCGGATTGCCGCAGGCTCGGACATGTACGAAGCGATGCCAGGGCTGACGCGAGGACAGGCCAGCGTGAAGTCGTTCAGCGCCTATGCCGAGGCCGGCCTCAAGCCCGTGGACGTCCTGCGCGCGGCGACAGTGAACGCGGCGGAGTTGCTCCGCATGCACGACCAGATTGGCTCGCTCGAGCCGAACAAGCTCGCGGACCTGCTCGCGGTGGAGGGCGACCCGCTGAAGGACATCGGGGCGCTGAAGCAAGTGCGGTTCGTGATGAAGGACGGACAGGTGGTCCTGGACGCCCGGAGTCAGAAAGAGCGAGTGGATGAATCGACACGCTGA
- a CDS encoding Imm26 family immunity protein: MRLRPAHKPGSFLRIPLADGSFGYGRALELPFDAFYNYRTTSPDSDLDKIASKPILFRIAVKHPYPKSWEPIGWREIEERLTQPIVQFRMEVGPLRRCWVFDSLGNSREASPQECIGLEPAAVWESHGVEERLLDAFMGRPNDSLEHIWKELE; this comes from the coding sequence ATGCGCCTACGGCCAGCACATAAACCAGGTTCATTCTTGAGAATCCCCCTGGCAGACGGCTCCTTTGGCTATGGCAGGGCTCTCGAACTACCATTTGACGCCTTCTATAACTACAGGACCACCAGCCCAGACTCGGACTTGGACAAGATCGCATCAAAGCCCATTCTTTTCAGGATTGCCGTCAAGCATCCATACCCGAAATCGTGGGAGCCTATTGGGTGGAGAGAGATTGAGGAACGTCTGACTCAACCCATTGTCCAATTCAGAATGGAAGTGGGCCCGCTCCGCCGCTGCTGGGTTTTCGACAGCCTCGGCAACTCGAGAGAGGCGTCCCCTCAAGAATGTATTGGGCTTGAGCCAGCGGCTGTTTGGGAGTCCCACGGTGTCGAGGAACGTCTGCTTGATGCCTTCATGGGTCGGCCTAATGATTCATTGGAGCACATATGGAAGGAGTTGGAGTAG
- a CDS encoding xanthine dehydrogenase family protein molybdopterin-binding subunit — translation MTTPSSLLGQPISRVDGPLKVTGRAKYAGEFNVPGLTYGHVLSSTIARGRIQKIDASAALALPGVLHVFTHENRPSTAWFDRNYKDEDAPAGSPFRPLDGADIVYSGQPIALVVAETFELARHAASLIRVEYKTKEHETDLAAQRHKAHSPAPGKGGYEPPPKPRGHPDKAFKSAPIQVDAEYSTPVEHHNPMETHASTVIHEDDGTLTIYDKIQGVQNSYDYVSRVFKLDKDQVRVRSPFVGGAFGSGLRPQYQLFLAVMAARELKRSVRVTLTRQQMFTFGHRPETRQHVALGAAPDGTLLSVIHEALSETSRFEDYCEVVVNWSGLLYQCENVRLDYKVAPLDQYTPIDMRAPGAVLGVYALECAMDELAYKAGVDPLELRFKNYAERDQNQDKPFSSKELKACYYQGAERFGWARRSAAPRSMREGKQLIGWGVATGIWEAMQQQAAAKAVLSIDGTLTVSSATADIGTGTYTVMTQIAAETLGLPLDAVTFKLGDSSLPKSPIEGGSWTVSSVGTAVKEVCEKVREQVFAFARKVHHSPLAKAELDEVTFSGGHIRLKSDPSRAVSLTEAMRHAGVLHVEEQAMGLPNPKQLQYTRAAHSAVFAEVKVDEDLGVVKVTRVVSAIAGGRVLNPKTARSQIIGGIVWGIGMALEEETLLDQKLGRFMNHDLAEYHVPVNADVHDIDVIFVDEEDTIVNPLGAKGLGEIGIVGVAAAIANAIFHATGKRVRELPITLDKLL, via the coding sequence GTCTTCACGCACGAGAACCGGCCGAGCACCGCCTGGTTCGACCGCAACTACAAGGACGAGGACGCTCCCGCCGGCTCTCCCTTCCGGCCGCTGGATGGCGCGGACATCGTCTACAGCGGCCAGCCCATCGCGCTCGTCGTCGCCGAGACCTTCGAGCTCGCCCGCCATGCCGCCTCCCTCATCCGCGTGGAGTACAAGACCAAGGAGCACGAGACGGACCTGGCCGCGCAGCGCCACAAGGCCCACTCGCCCGCTCCTGGCAAGGGCGGCTACGAGCCTCCGCCCAAGCCCCGCGGTCATCCGGACAAGGCCTTCAAGAGCGCCCCCATCCAGGTGGACGCCGAGTACTCCACGCCCGTCGAGCACCACAACCCCATGGAGACCCACGCCTCCACCGTCATCCACGAGGACGACGGCACGCTCACCATCTACGACAAGATCCAGGGCGTGCAGAACAGCTACGACTACGTCTCGCGCGTCTTCAAGCTCGACAAGGATCAGGTGCGCGTGCGCTCGCCCTTCGTCGGCGGCGCGTTCGGCTCGGGGCTGCGGCCGCAATACCAGTTGTTCCTCGCCGTCATGGCGGCGCGCGAGCTCAAGCGCTCGGTGCGCGTGACGCTCACGCGCCAGCAGATGTTCACCTTCGGCCACCGCCCCGAGACACGTCAGCACGTGGCGCTCGGCGCGGCCCCGGACGGCACGCTCCTGTCCGTCATCCACGAGGCGCTCAGCGAGACGTCGCGCTTCGAGGACTACTGCGAGGTCGTCGTCAACTGGTCCGGCCTGCTCTACCAGTGCGAGAACGTGCGGCTCGACTACAAGGTAGCGCCGCTGGACCAGTACACGCCCATCGACATGCGCGCCCCCGGCGCGGTGCTCGGCGTCTACGCGCTGGAGTGCGCGATGGACGAGCTCGCGTACAAGGCCGGCGTGGATCCACTCGAGCTGCGGTTCAAGAACTACGCGGAGCGCGACCAGAACCAGGACAAGCCCTTCTCCAGCAAGGAGCTCAAGGCGTGCTACTATCAGGGCGCCGAGCGCTTCGGCTGGGCCAGGAGGAGCGCCGCGCCGCGCTCGATGCGCGAGGGCAAGCAGCTCATCGGCTGGGGCGTGGCCACGGGCATCTGGGAAGCGATGCAGCAGCAGGCCGCCGCCAAGGCGGTGCTGAGCATCGATGGCACGCTCACCGTCAGCAGCGCCACCGCGGACATCGGCACCGGCACCTATACCGTCATGACGCAGATCGCCGCGGAGACGCTCGGCCTGCCCCTGGACGCGGTGACCTTCAAGCTGGGTGACTCCTCGCTGCCCAAGTCCCCCATCGAGGGTGGCTCGTGGACGGTGTCCTCGGTGGGCACGGCGGTGAAGGAGGTCTGCGAGAAGGTGCGCGAGCAGGTGTTCGCGTTCGCGCGCAAGGTGCACCACTCGCCGCTGGCCAAGGCGGAGCTGGACGAGGTGACGTTCAGCGGAGGCCACATCCGGCTCAAGTCGGATCCGTCGCGCGCGGTGTCCCTCACCGAGGCCATGCGCCACGCGGGCGTGCTCCACGTGGAGGAGCAGGCGATGGGGCTGCCCAATCCCAAGCAACTGCAATACACACGCGCCGCACACTCCGCCGTGTTCGCCGAGGTGAAGGTGGACGAGGACCTGGGCGTGGTGAAGGTCACCCGCGTGGTGAGCGCGATCGCCGGCGGGCGCGTGCTCAACCCCAAGACGGCGCGCAGTCAGATCATCGGCGGCATCGTCTGGGGAATCGGCATGGCGCTGGAGGAGGAGACGTTGCTGGACCAGAAGCTCGGCCGCTTCATGAACCACGATCTCGCCGAGTACCACGTCCCCGTGAACGCCGACGTGCACGACATCGACGTCATCTTCGTCGACGAGGAGGATACGATCGTCAACCCGCTGGGCGCCAAGGGCCTGGGGGAGATTGGCATCGTCGGAGTGGCGGCGGCCATCGCCAACGCCATCTTCCACGCCACGGGCAAGCGCGTGCGGGAGCTGCCCATCACGCTCGACAAGCTGTTGTAG